A window from Caloranaerobacter ferrireducens encodes these proteins:
- a CDS encoding zinc dependent phospholipase C family protein, with protein sequence MSDKMPDVWTHLLCGHDVISSLENQDWKRVLNEKINIFKLGCQGPDVFLYNDFWPWKKKKRGPKFGKIMHLKRTGDFFVESFKYLKKRVNNYDDYLTLFTYLSGFICHFGLDRNAHPFIHYQAGVYDENDYATFKYSIYHKKLELIIDTILLKERKNLYTYKYPAYKEIDVEKLPNVLIDFYIYILKKLYKPEIEIDFIEDSFKDMNKVLKIIHDPCGYKKVFLNMIDVVIKKQIDYSSLIYPRHIDDKKDYLNRKHNLWKHPCKKEEIYYESFDDIYMRSVIESKEMIEGAIKYIKGEVREQELIRCFPNISYSTGKHVDNDCKLIYYDPIFDR encoded by the coding sequence GTGAGTGATAAAATGCCAGATGTATGGACACATTTGTTATGTGGACATGATGTTATAAGTTCTTTAGAAAATCAAGATTGGAAAAGAGTGTTAAATGAAAAAATAAACATATTCAAATTGGGATGTCAAGGACCAGATGTGTTCTTATACAATGATTTTTGGCCTTGGAAGAAGAAAAAAAGAGGGCCTAAATTTGGGAAAATCATGCATTTAAAAAGAACGGGTGATTTTTTTGTTGAGAGTTTTAAGTATCTTAAAAAAAGAGTAAATAATTATGATGATTATTTAACACTTTTTACTTATTTATCAGGCTTTATTTGTCACTTTGGATTAGATAGAAATGCTCATCCTTTTATCCATTACCAAGCTGGAGTGTATGATGAAAATGATTACGCTACATTTAAATATAGTATATATCATAAGAAATTAGAACTTATTATAGATACTATTTTGTTAAAAGAAAGAAAAAATTTATATACTTACAAATATCCAGCATATAAGGAGATTGATGTAGAGAAATTACCTAATGTGTTAATAGATTTTTACATATATATTTTGAAAAAATTATATAAACCTGAGATAGAAATAGATTTTATTGAAGATTCTTTTAAGGATATGAATAAAGTTTTAAAAATAATACATGATCCTTGTGGTTATAAGAAGGTTTTTTTAAACATGATAGATGTAGTTATAAAAAAACAAATTGACTATAGCAGTTTAATTTATCCAAGGCATATAGATGATAAAAAAGATTATTTGAATAGAAAACATAATTTGTGGAAACATCCTTGTAAAAAAGAAGAAATTTATTATGAAAGTTTTGATGATATATATATGAGATCTGTTATAGAAAGCAAAGAAATGATAGAAGGGGCTATTAAATATATAAAAGGAGAAGTAAGAGAGCAAGAGTTAATAAGATGTTTTCCGAATATATCTTATTCTACTGGCAAACATGTTGATAATGATTGTAAACTTATTTATTATGACCCTATCTTTGATAGATAG
- a CDS encoding arsenic resistance protein — translation MKVLNYIKSKLPYFILVMMILGLINGYVNDVGYLKKLVTPTLFLMIYPMMINLKVIDLFNGFKNPKPLLLSVVINFLISPIIAFGLSKIFFNNSPMLMVGLILISLIPTSGMTASWTGLANGNMKTALVLISGNLLLSILMIPLYMKLFLGEVVTIDTISIINSLLKVVVIPLILGDLTRRLIIKISGEKKYKELKPNFGSISSLGVLFIVFIAMSLKSKTIINKSELVLYSLIPLVIYYVVLLLISHIVGEKMLDKENRVSLVYGTTMRNLTIALGLSLAAFGGSLAVFLIAIGYIIQVPLAAFYMQLVKKQQTVG, via the coding sequence ATGAAAGTACTAAATTATATTAAATCTAAGCTTCCATATTTTATACTTGTAATGATGATTTTAGGCCTTATAAATGGTTATGTAAATGATGTAGGGTATTTAAAAAAATTAGTTACACCAACATTGTTTTTAATGATATATCCTATGATGATAAACTTGAAGGTAATTGATTTATTTAATGGTTTTAAAAATCCAAAACCTTTGCTATTAAGTGTAGTAATTAATTTTTTGATATCACCAATTATAGCATTTGGCTTAAGCAAAATTTTCTTTAATAATAGTCCAATGTTGATGGTAGGATTGATTTTAATCAGTCTTATACCTACAAGTGGTATGACAGCTTCATGGACAGGATTAGCTAATGGAAATATGAAAACAGCTCTTGTATTGATTTCAGGAAACTTATTATTGTCTATATTGATGATTCCTTTATATATGAAATTATTTCTAGGAGAAGTTGTAACAATTGATACTATATCAATTATTAATAGTTTGTTGAAGGTAGTTGTTATACCTTTAATACTAGGGGATTTAACGAGAAGATTAATTATTAAAATATCAGGAGAAAAGAAATACAAAGAATTAAAACCTAATTTCGGGTCAATAAGTTCATTGGGAGTATTATTTATTGTATTTATAGCTATGTCATTAAAAAGTAAAACTATAATTAATAAAAGTGAGCTGGTTCTTTATTCTTTAATACCATTAGTCATATATTATGTTGTATTGCTTTTAATTAGCCATATAGTTGGTGAGAAAATGCTAGATAAAGAGAATAGAGTTTCATTAGTATATGGTACAACTATGCGTAATCTTACAATAGCGTTAGGGTTAAGTTTAGCAGCTTTTGGAGGTAGTTTAGCGGTATTTTTAATAGCAATTGGTTATATAATTCAAGTACCATTAGCTGCTTTTTATATGCAGTTAGTGAAAAAACAACAGACTGTTGGTTAG
- a CDS encoding NAD(P)/FAD-dependent oxidoreductase — protein MYDVIIIGKGPAGLSASLYTGRGNLKTLVIGKESQALKNAYIENYCCSEPEKGEKLIEKGIKQALEVGVDIKDEEVIDIKKKGVFTVTTTEGQYEGKAVVIATGKPRVKVKINNIEKFEGKGVHYCVACDGFFYQGAKVGILGFKGYAFHEIMEMATITDNITIYTNGNNLDMKEENIKTIKEKGYKVNYKKIKSLEGENLLGKIIFEDGTEESINGLFIAYGSASSIDFAKKLGVVVKNNSIEVDENQKTNIDGLFAAGDCTGGITQVATAVGQGAVAGLNAKAYVQRNS, from the coding sequence ATGTATGATGTAATAATTATTGGAAAAGGACCAGCAGGATTATCAGCTTCGCTTTATACAGGGAGAGGAAATTTAAAAACACTTGTTATAGGCAAAGAGAGTCAAGCATTGAAAAATGCATATATTGAAAATTATTGTTGTAGTGAACCTGAAAAAGGTGAAAAACTAATAGAAAAAGGAATAAAACAGGCTTTAGAGGTAGGAGTTGATATAAAAGATGAAGAAGTAATTGATATAAAGAAAAAAGGGGTATTTACTGTAACAACTACTGAAGGACAGTATGAAGGGAAGGCAGTAGTGATAGCAACTGGAAAGCCTAGAGTAAAAGTAAAAATTAATAATATAGAAAAATTTGAAGGTAAAGGTGTTCATTACTGTGTAGCTTGCGATGGCTTTTTTTATCAAGGAGCTAAAGTAGGAATACTTGGATTTAAGGGTTACGCATTTCATGAAATTATGGAAATGGCCACTATAACAGATAATATAACAATATATACAAACGGGAATAATTTAGATATGAAGGAAGAAAATATTAAAACGATAAAAGAAAAAGGTTACAAAGTAAATTATAAAAAAATCAAATCTTTAGAAGGAGAAAATTTGTTGGGAAAGATAATATTTGAAGATGGTACTGAAGAAAGTATTAATGGACTGTTTATTGCATACGGTTCAGCATCTTCTATTGATTTTGCAAAAAAATTAGGTGTTGTTGTAAAAAACAATAGTATAGAAGTAGATGAAAATCAAAAAACTAATATTGATGGATTATTTGCTGCAGGAGATTGTACTGGAGGAATAACACAAGTTGCTACTGCAGTAGGACAGGGAGCTGTAGCAGGCTTGAATGCTAAGGCATATGTTCAAAGAAATTCTTAG